The DNA window CCGGCCGGCCCGGACCTGAAAATGGCGCTGGAGGCCAGCGGGTTCTTCGCGGCGCCCCGCGCCGCCGGCGAGGAACCGGTCGGCGCCGACATCCCCCGCTGGACCATCACGGTCGATGCCGATGGCGAGCGCCACAGCGTGAGTTTCGCCGAGGATGGCAGCGCGGCCACCGCGCATTGGCGGACTTTGCTGGACCGTATCCTCGCGGCCTGAACGCCTTTCGCGGGCAGCATCCGGGCGGCTGGCGCCGCGCACCGGCAACGGCGCGCGGCGCATTTGCTTATATGTATTGTGTCTAAGCCTGAATTGTGAGAAAGGGAGAATTGCCCTAAAATACAGTGCTTTGCTGAAGTTGGGATTGTGTTATCGACCGCTTCGCACCAACATTGATAGGACTGCTATGACCCACGTTGTCACCGAATCTTGCATCGCCTGCCGGTATACGGACTGCGTCGATGTTTGCCCGGTAGATTGTTTCCGCGAAGGCCCGAATTTCCTGGCAATTGACCCTGATGAATGCATCGACTGCGCCGTGTGCGTGGCCGAATGCCCGGTCAACGCGATTTTCGCGGAAGAAGATGTGCCGTCCGACCAGCAGGATTACATCAAGCTCAACGCGGACCTGTCCCGCAACTGGCCTTCGATCACGAAGACCAAGGCAGCCCTGCCGGAAGCCGAGCAGTTCAAGGACGTCAAGGAAAAGCTCCACCTGCTGGCCCGCTAACGGCAGTTTCCCGGCAGCCGCGCCGCATGCGCGCCGCTCGCGCTTGCTCTACTTTGTGCGCGCCTGCCGCATTTGAATACACAGGATAGAAATCGTCATGAATATCGTCAGCACCACTCCAGGTGGCTTCCATGAAACGGATGCCGTCATCATCGGCGCCGGCCCGGTCGGCCTGTTCCAGGTCTTCGAACTCGGCCTGCTGGAAATCAAGGCCCACGT is part of the Pseudoduganella lutea genome and encodes:
- a CDS encoding protealysin inhibitor emfourin — its product is MKITATGGGGFAGITQRHEVDTATSPAGPDLKMALEASGFFAAPRAAGEEPVGADIPRWTITVDADGERHSVSFAEDGSAATAHWRTLLDRILAA
- the fdxA gene encoding ferredoxin FdxA, which produces MTHVVTESCIACRYTDCVDVCPVDCFREGPNFLAIDPDECIDCAVCVAECPVNAIFAEEDVPSDQQDYIKLNADLSRNWPSITKTKAALPEAEQFKDVKEKLHLLAR